A window of Amycolatopsis australiensis contains these coding sequences:
- a CDS encoding glutamate synthase subunit beta, giving the protein MADPKGFLTTTREEPKRRPVDLRLMDWREVYEDFATTKLQKQAGRCMDCGIPFCHQGCPLGNLIPEWNTLTWREDWQQAIERLHATNNFPEFTGTLCPAPCETACVLGINDDPVTIKRVEISIIDRAFDEGWVTPQVPTAKTGKKVAVVGSGPSGLAAAQQLTRAGHSVVVFERADKIGGLLRYGIPEFKMEKRRLDRRLDQMRAEGTEFRTSVHVGVDIPAEELTSSHDAVVLAGGATDWRDLPIPGRELDGIHQAMEFLPPANRVAAGELDVSPFDAKGLDVVVIGGGDTGADCVGTSHRQGARSVTQLEIMPRPPQARSDAHPWPTYPMIYRVSSAHEEGGERLYSVNTQEFLGDSSGRVRALKLVEVRNEGGKFVPVPGTERELPAQLVLLAMGFLGPQKKGLLEDLGVELDARGNVARDRAFKTSLDNVFVAGDMGRGQSLIVWAIAEGRSAAAGVDAYLTGRDILPRPIAPTDRPIA; this is encoded by the coding sequence ATGGCTGACCCCAAGGGCTTTCTGACCACCACCCGCGAAGAGCCGAAGCGCCGCCCGGTCGACCTGCGGCTGATGGACTGGCGCGAGGTCTACGAAGACTTCGCCACGACGAAGCTGCAGAAGCAGGCCGGCCGGTGCATGGACTGCGGCATCCCGTTCTGCCACCAGGGCTGCCCGCTCGGGAACCTCATCCCGGAGTGGAACACGCTGACCTGGCGGGAGGACTGGCAGCAGGCCATCGAACGGCTGCACGCGACCAACAACTTCCCGGAGTTCACCGGCACGCTGTGCCCGGCACCGTGCGAAACCGCGTGCGTGCTCGGCATCAACGACGACCCGGTGACGATCAAGCGCGTCGAGATCTCGATCATCGACCGCGCCTTCGACGAGGGCTGGGTGACACCCCAGGTGCCCACGGCGAAGACCGGCAAGAAGGTGGCCGTCGTCGGGTCCGGCCCGTCGGGACTCGCCGCGGCGCAGCAGCTCACGCGCGCGGGCCACAGCGTCGTGGTCTTCGAGCGGGCCGACAAGATCGGCGGGCTGCTGCGCTACGGCATCCCCGAGTTCAAGATGGAGAAGCGCCGGCTGGACCGGCGGCTCGACCAGATGCGCGCGGAGGGCACGGAGTTCCGGACGTCGGTGCACGTCGGCGTGGACATTCCGGCCGAGGAGCTGACTTCGTCCCACGACGCGGTCGTGCTCGCCGGCGGCGCCACCGACTGGCGCGACCTGCCGATCCCCGGCCGCGAGCTGGACGGCATCCACCAGGCGATGGAGTTCCTCCCGCCGGCCAACCGGGTCGCCGCGGGCGAGCTGGACGTCTCCCCGTTCGACGCGAAGGGCCTGGACGTCGTGGTGATCGGCGGCGGCGACACCGGCGCGGACTGCGTCGGCACGTCGCACCGCCAGGGCGCGCGTTCGGTGACGCAGCTGGAGATCATGCCGCGGCCGCCCCAGGCGCGGTCGGACGCGCACCCGTGGCCGACGTACCCGATGATCTACCGGGTTTCCTCGGCGCACGAGGAAGGCGGCGAGCGGCTGTACTCGGTGAACACGCAGGAGTTCCTGGGTGATTCTTCGGGTCGCGTGCGGGCGCTGAAGCTCGTCGAGGTCCGCAACGAGGGCGGCAAGTTCGTCCCGGTGCCGGGCACCGAACGCGAGCTGCCCGCGCAGCTGGTCCTGCTGGCCATGGGCTTCCTCGGGCCGCAGAAGAAGGGCCTGCTCGAAGATCTCGGCGTCGAGCTGGACGCGCGCGGCAACGTGGCACGCGACCGGGCGTTCAAGACGAGCCTGGACAACGTGTTCGTGGCCGGCGACATGGGCCGCGGCCAGTCCCTGATCGTGTGGGCGATCGCGGAGGGCCGCTCGGCGGCGGCCGGCGTCGACGCCTACCTCACCGGGCGCGACATCCTGCCCCGGCCGATCGCGCCGACGGACCGGCCGATCGCGTGA
- the gltB gene encoding glutamate synthase large subunit, giving the protein MTHRARSLPTAGQQLSNAEADGLYRSDYEHDACGVAFVADLTGRRDHAIVAKALVALRNLEHRGARGAEPDTGDGAGLLIQIPDEFYREVVDFALPEPGSYAVGTAFLPPDEKRRGRAMTTIERIAAEEDMRVLGWRELPVHTEHCGPTAAETMPHFTQLFLAARRPKPEHSDPLHIERSAFCVRKRAEHELAEDDVYFPSLSSRTIVYKGMLTEPQVERFFADLTDERVTSAIGLVHSRFSTNTFPSWPLAHPYRYVAHNGEINTLRGNRNWMDAREALLETDLIPGDLKRIYPVITRGASDSASFDEVLELLHLGGRSLPHAVLMMIPEAWENHQEMDPARRAFYEFHSTLMEPWDGPALVAFTDGSQIGAVLDRNGLRPGRYWVTDDGLVVLASEVGVLDIDPATIVRKGRLEPGRMFLVDTAEGRIVEDEEIKTELATAHPYDEWVEAGLLHLEQLPERDREVPLHAALVRRQQAFGYTEEELEAVLEPMARTGAEPIGSMGNDSPLAPLSSRPRLLFDYFIQLFAQVTNPPLDAIREELVTALGTQIGAEPNLLEGNAASCRRIVLPFPVLDNDQLAKLVHVNDDGDLPEFQAVTVLGRYNVHGGGEALVQRLDEIRAEVSEAIEDGARLIVLSDRGVDENHAPIPSLLLTGAVHHHLVREKTRTQVGLIVEAGDAREVHHIALLIGYGVAAVNPYLAMATVEEMAHQGLIPGVTPKQATQNLIKALGKGVRKTMSKMGVSTVASYTGAQIFEAIGLGEEVIETCFAGTTSRLGGVGFDTIADEVAKRHKYAFPADGVRAAHRELETGADYQWRREGEPHLFNPQTVFKLQHSTRSGKYEIFKEYTKAVDDQAEKLLTLRGLFDFKYGKRPPVPIEEVEPVSEIVKRFATGAISYGSISMEMHQTLAIAMNRLGGKSNTGEGGEDAERLYDPERRSAVKQVASGRFGVTSEYLVNADDIQIKMAQGAKPGEGGQLPGAKVYPWIAKTRFSTPGVGLISPPPHHDIYSIEDLAQLIHDLKNANPKARIHVKLVSEVGVGTVAAGVSKAHADVVLISGHDGGTGASPLSSIKHAGGPWELGLAETQQTLLANRLRDRIVVQTDGQLKTGRDVVIAALLGAEEFGFATAPLVVSGCIMMRVCHLDTCPVGVATQNPKLREKFSGKAEYVVNFFEFIAQEVREYLAELGFRSIAEAVGHAEFLDKRKAIEHWKASGLDLSPIFHVPDMAPAGLRLQQRQQDHGLEKALDNTLIQLAEGALNSGDKVRLELPVRNVNRTVGTMLGSELTKRWGGEGLPDDTIDVTFTGTAGQSFGAFVPKGITLRLFGDGNDYVGKGLSGGRIIVRPPKEARYVAEEQIIAGNVIAYGATSGEIFIRGKVGERFCVRNSGALAVVEGVGDHGGEYMTGGRMVVLGPIGRNFAAGMSGGIAYVLDLPAHRVNPEMVDLDPLDSEDADFLRETLEKHYNETESAVARELLADWDAGVDRFGKVMPKDYKRVLAAQVQAERDGRDVNEAIMEAAHG; this is encoded by the coding sequence GTGACCCACCGTGCCCGTTCCTTGCCCACCGCCGGGCAGCAGCTCAGCAACGCCGAGGCCGACGGCCTCTACCGGAGCGACTACGAACACGACGCCTGCGGTGTCGCCTTCGTCGCCGATCTGACCGGACGACGTGATCATGCGATCGTCGCGAAGGCCCTGGTCGCGTTGCGCAACCTGGAACATCGCGGGGCGCGGGGCGCCGAACCGGACACCGGCGACGGCGCCGGCCTGCTGATCCAGATCCCGGACGAGTTCTACCGCGAGGTGGTGGACTTCGCGCTCCCCGAGCCGGGCAGCTACGCCGTCGGCACCGCTTTCCTGCCGCCGGACGAAAAGCGCCGCGGCCGGGCGATGACGACCATCGAGCGCATCGCCGCCGAAGAGGACATGCGCGTGCTCGGCTGGCGCGAGCTGCCGGTGCACACCGAGCACTGCGGGCCCACCGCGGCCGAGACCATGCCGCACTTCACGCAGCTGTTCCTCGCCGCGCGCCGCCCGAAGCCCGAGCACTCGGACCCGCTGCACATCGAGCGCAGCGCGTTCTGCGTCCGCAAGCGCGCGGAGCACGAGCTGGCCGAGGACGACGTCTACTTCCCCAGCCTGTCCTCGCGGACGATCGTCTACAAGGGAATGCTCACCGAGCCGCAGGTCGAGCGGTTCTTCGCCGACCTGACCGATGAGCGCGTCACCAGCGCCATCGGCCTGGTGCACTCCCGCTTCTCCACCAACACCTTCCCGTCGTGGCCGCTGGCGCACCCGTACCGTTACGTGGCGCACAACGGCGAGATCAACACGCTGCGCGGCAACCGCAACTGGATGGACGCCCGCGAAGCCCTCCTCGAAACCGACCTCATCCCGGGCGACCTCAAGCGGATCTACCCGGTGATCACGCGCGGGGCCAGCGACTCGGCGAGCTTCGACGAAGTGCTGGAGCTGCTGCACCTCGGCGGCCGGTCGCTGCCGCACGCGGTTCTCATGATGATCCCGGAAGCCTGGGAGAACCACCAGGAAATGGACCCGGCGCGGCGCGCGTTCTACGAGTTCCACTCGACGCTGATGGAACCGTGGGACGGCCCGGCGCTGGTCGCCTTCACCGACGGCAGCCAGATCGGCGCGGTGCTGGACCGCAACGGCCTGCGCCCCGGCCGGTACTGGGTGACCGATGACGGCCTCGTCGTGCTCGCCTCCGAGGTGGGCGTGCTCGACATCGACCCGGCGACGATCGTCCGCAAGGGACGGCTCGAGCCCGGCCGGATGTTCCTCGTGGACACCGCCGAGGGCCGGATCGTCGAGGACGAGGAGATCAAGACCGAGCTGGCCACCGCGCACCCGTACGACGAGTGGGTCGAGGCCGGTCTCCTGCACCTGGAACAGCTGCCCGAGCGCGACCGCGAGGTCCCGCTGCACGCCGCGCTCGTGCGGCGTCAGCAGGCGTTCGGCTACACCGAGGAGGAGCTCGAAGCCGTCCTCGAGCCGATGGCCCGCACCGGCGCGGAGCCGATCGGCTCGATGGGCAACGACTCCCCGCTGGCGCCGCTGTCGAGCAGGCCGCGGCTGCTGTTCGACTACTTCATCCAGCTGTTCGCCCAGGTCACGAACCCGCCGCTGGACGCCATCCGCGAGGAGCTGGTGACCGCGCTCGGCACGCAGATCGGCGCGGAGCCGAACCTCCTCGAGGGCAACGCGGCCAGCTGCCGCCGGATCGTGCTGCCGTTCCCGGTGCTCGACAACGACCAGCTCGCCAAGCTCGTGCACGTCAACGACGACGGCGACCTGCCGGAGTTCCAGGCCGTCACCGTGCTGGGCCGCTACAACGTCCACGGCGGCGGCGAGGCGCTCGTCCAGCGGCTCGACGAGATCCGCGCCGAAGTCTCCGAGGCGATCGAGGACGGCGCGCGGCTGATCGTGCTGTCCGACCGCGGGGTCGACGAGAACCACGCGCCGATCCCCTCGCTGCTGCTGACCGGCGCGGTGCACCACCACCTCGTCCGCGAGAAGACGCGCACGCAGGTCGGCCTCATCGTCGAGGCGGGCGACGCGCGCGAGGTGCACCACATCGCGCTGCTCATCGGCTACGGCGTCGCCGCGGTGAACCCGTACCTGGCGATGGCGACCGTCGAGGAGATGGCCCACCAGGGCCTGATCCCGGGCGTGACGCCGAAGCAGGCGACGCAGAACCTGATCAAGGCGCTCGGCAAGGGCGTCCGCAAGACGATGTCCAAGATGGGTGTCTCGACCGTCGCGTCCTACACCGGTGCGCAGATCTTCGAGGCGATCGGCCTCGGCGAAGAGGTCATCGAAACCTGTTTCGCCGGCACGACGTCGCGGCTCGGTGGCGTCGGCTTCGACACGATCGCCGACGAAGTCGCGAAGCGGCACAAGTACGCCTTCCCGGCCGACGGCGTCCGCGCCGCCCACCGGGAGCTGGAGACGGGCGCGGACTACCAGTGGCGCCGCGAGGGTGAGCCGCACCTGTTCAACCCGCAGACGGTGTTCAAGCTCCAGCACTCCACGCGGTCCGGCAAGTACGAGATCTTCAAGGAGTACACGAAGGCCGTCGACGACCAGGCCGAGAAGCTGCTGACGCTGCGCGGGCTGTTCGACTTCAAGTACGGCAAGCGCCCGCCGGTGCCGATCGAGGAGGTCGAACCGGTCTCGGAGATCGTCAAGCGGTTCGCCACCGGCGCCATCTCCTACGGCTCGATCTCGATGGAGATGCACCAGACCCTCGCCATCGCGATGAACCGCCTCGGCGGCAAGTCGAACACCGGCGAAGGCGGCGAAGACGCGGAGCGGCTGTACGACCCGGAGCGGCGCAGTGCCGTGAAGCAGGTGGCGTCCGGCCGGTTCGGCGTCACGAGCGAATACCTGGTCAACGCCGACGACATCCAGATCAAGATGGCGCAGGGCGCGAAGCCCGGCGAGGGCGGGCAGCTGCCCGGCGCGAAGGTGTACCCGTGGATCGCGAAGACGCGGTTCTCGACGCCGGGCGTCGGCCTCATCTCGCCGCCGCCGCACCACGACATCTACTCGATCGAGGACCTGGCGCAGCTGATCCACGACCTCAAGAACGCCAACCCGAAGGCCCGCATCCACGTGAAGCTGGTGTCCGAGGTCGGCGTCGGGACGGTCGCGGCCGGCGTGTCGAAGGCGCACGCCGACGTCGTGCTCATCTCGGGCCACGACGGCGGGACGGGCGCGTCGCCGCTGTCGTCGATCAAGCACGCGGGTGGCCCGTGGGAGCTGGGCCTGGCCGAGACGCAGCAGACGCTGCTGGCCAACCGGCTGCGCGACCGGATCGTCGTGCAGACCGACGGCCAGCTCAAGACCGGCCGCGACGTCGTCATCGCGGCGCTGCTCGGCGCCGAGGAGTTCGGCTTCGCGACCGCGCCGCTGGTGGTCTCGGGTTGCATCATGATGCGCGTCTGCCACCTCGACACCTGCCCGGTGGGTGTCGCGACGCAGAACCCGAAGCTGCGCGAGAAGTTCAGCGGCAAGGCCGAATACGTCGTCAACTTCTTCGAGTTCATTGCCCAGGAAGTGCGCGAGTACCTGGCGGAGCTGGGTTTCCGGTCGATCGCCGAGGCGGTCGGGCACGCCGAGTTCCTCGACAAGCGCAAGGCGATCGAGCACTGGAAGGCGTCCGGGCTGGACCTCTCGCCGATCTTCCACGTGCCCGACATGGCCCCGGCCGGGCTGCGGCTGCAGCAGCGGCAGCAGGACCACGGGCTGGAGAAGGCGCTCGACAACACGCTGATCCAGCTGGCCGAAGGCGCGTTGAACTCCGGCGACAAGGTGCGGCTCGAACTCCCCGTCCGCAACGTGAACCGGACCGTCGGCACGATGCTCGGCTCGGAGCTGACGAAGCGGTGGGGCGGTGAAGGCCTGCCGGACGACACCATCGACGTCACGTTCACCGGGACCGCGGGCCAGTCGTTCGGCGCGTTCGTGCCGAAGGGCATCACGCTGCGGCTGTTCGGCGACGGCAACGACTACGTCGGCAAGGGCCTCTCCGGCGGGCGGATCATCGTGCGTCCCCCGAAGGAGGCGCGGTACGTGGCCGAGGAGCAGATCATCGCGGGCAACGTGATCGCCTACGGCGCCACCAGCGGCGAGATCTTCATCCGCGGCAAGGTCGGCGAGCGGTTCTGCGTGCGCAACTCGGGCGCGCTGGCCGTCGTCGAAGGCGTCGGCGACCACGGCGGCGAGTACATGACCGGTGGCCGGATGGTCGTGCTCGGCCCGATCGGGCGGAACTTCGCGGCCGGCATGTCCGGCGGCATCGCGTACGTGCTGGACCTGCCCGCGCACCGCGTCAACCCGGAGATGGTCGACCTCGACCCGCTCGACTCCGAGGACGCGGACTTCCTGCGCGAGACGCTGGAAAAGCACTACAACGAAACGGAATCCGCGGTCGCGCGGGAACTGCTGGCCGACTGGGACGCGGGCGTCGACCGCTTCGGGAAGGTCATGCCGAAGGACTACAAGCGCGTGCTCGCCGCCCAGGTCCAGGCGGAACGGGACGGGCGCGACGTGAACGAGGCGATCATGGAGGCCGCACATGGCTGA
- a CDS encoding YigZ family protein → MTDRYLSVAREGSHEVEIKRSRFLCALAPVTSEEAARAFIAARRRAEPGARHHCHAFVLGPDGRTRRSSDDGEPAGTAGTPMLEVLRRRELTDTVAVVTRYFGGVLLGAGGLIRAYGQSVSDAVEVVGVLEHRRLNLVEVAVSYDRAGRLENDLRASPYLVHATRFDERARFEVGLAPGERPAFAGWLADLTNGEATTSELGDHWITVR, encoded by the coding sequence ATGACTGATCGTTATCTCTCCGTGGCTCGGGAAGGCAGCCACGAAGTCGAGATCAAGCGCTCGCGGTTCCTCTGCGCGCTGGCTCCGGTGACCTCGGAGGAGGCCGCGCGCGCGTTCATCGCGGCCCGGCGGCGGGCCGAACCGGGTGCGCGCCACCACTGTCACGCGTTCGTCCTGGGCCCGGACGGGCGCACCCGGCGGTCCAGTGACGACGGTGAACCGGCGGGCACCGCGGGCACGCCGATGCTGGAGGTGCTCCGGCGCCGCGAACTGACCGACACGGTGGCGGTCGTGACGCGCTACTTCGGCGGAGTCCTGCTGGGCGCGGGCGGGCTGATCCGCGCGTACGGTCAGTCCGTTTCGGACGCCGTGGAAGTTGTTGGTGTACTAGAACACCGGCGTCTCAACCTGGTCGAAGTCGCGGTGAGCTACGACCGCGCGGGCCGGCTGGAGAACGACCTTCGCGCGTCGCCGTACCTGGTGCACGCGACCCGCTTCGACGAACGAGCCCGCTTCGAGGTCGGCCTGGCCCCGGGCGAGCGTCCGGCTTTCGCCGGCTGGCTGGCGGATCTGACGAACGGCGAAGCCACGACGTCCGAACTCGGCGACCACTGGATCACCGTGCGCTGA
- a CDS encoding GNAT family N-acetyltransferase, with product MHVFLETERLILRRFTENDADALFELYDDPAVMKYLNGGRPADRTEIVTSDLPAFLGYYERFPGYGFWAAVEKSTGDFLGWFHFRPRPQDPPDEPELGYRLHREAWGKGYGTEGSAALLAKGFTELGVRRVTAFTMTVNKRSRRVMEKLGMRFVRTYFEEFPEHERAPGSEHGEVEYAITREEWLARRPD from the coding sequence ATGCACGTATTCCTCGAAACCGAGCGGCTGATCCTCCGCCGGTTCACCGAGAACGACGCCGACGCGCTGTTCGAGCTCTACGACGACCCGGCCGTGATGAAGTACCTCAATGGGGGCAGGCCGGCGGACCGCACCGAGATCGTCACTTCGGATCTTCCCGCGTTCCTCGGCTACTACGAGCGTTTCCCCGGTTACGGGTTCTGGGCGGCGGTCGAGAAGAGCACCGGAGATTTCCTGGGGTGGTTCCATTTCCGCCCGCGCCCGCAGGACCCGCCGGACGAGCCGGAGCTGGGGTACCGGCTGCACCGCGAGGCCTGGGGCAAGGGCTACGGGACCGAAGGATCGGCGGCACTTCTCGCGAAGGGTTTCACCGAACTGGGGGTCCGGCGCGTGACGGCGTTCACCATGACGGTGAACAAGCGCTCGCGCCGCGTGATGGAGAAGCTGGGGATGAGGTTCGTCCGCACGTACTTCGAAGAGTTCCCGGAGCACGAACGCGCGCCGGGCAGCGAGCACGGCGAGGTCGAGTACGCCATCACCCGCGAGGAATGGCTGGCGCGCCGACCGGACTGA
- a CDS encoding Lrp/AsnC family transcriptional regulator, translated as MDELDSAIVRHLQEDARQTNREIARKVGIAPSTCLERIRLLRERGVIRGYHADIDLASLNRGVRALVTAQVRPLSRAVIDSFQRSIAELPEVLSVYVTAGSDDFLIEVTTPDIDALHAFLTDRLALRREIVGFRTSIVFRHLRKTTLEPLVQGYPEVTRAGTTRHP; from the coding sequence CTGGACGAACTTGATTCGGCGATCGTGCGGCACCTGCAGGAAGACGCGCGGCAGACCAACCGCGAGATCGCCCGGAAGGTCGGCATCGCGCCCTCGACGTGCCTCGAGCGCATCCGGCTGCTGCGCGAACGCGGCGTGATCCGCGGCTACCACGCGGACATCGACCTGGCGAGCCTCAACCGCGGCGTCCGCGCGCTCGTCACGGCGCAGGTGCGGCCGTTGAGCCGGGCGGTCATCGACTCCTTCCAGCGTTCGATCGCCGAGCTGCCGGAAGTGCTTTCGGTGTACGTGACCGCGGGGAGTGACGATTTCCTGATCGAAGTGACCACGCCGGACATCGACGCGTTGCACGCTTTCCTCACCGACCGGCTGGCGTTGCGCCGGGAGATCGTCGGCTTCCGGACGTCGATCGTTTTCCGGCACCTGCGCAAGACGACGCTTGAACCGCTGGTCCAGGGGTATCCGGAGGTCACCCGGGCGGGGACGACACGCCACCCCTAA
- a CDS encoding Glu/Leu/Phe/Val dehydrogenase dimerization domain-containing protein, with product MTAHEKLVARRGRRSGITTMIAIHSTVLGPAVGGCRFKPYPTLTQAVDDVLRLSAAMTAKCAVAGLAFGGGKSVIAPEPGRVLSPDERHAVLLDHADLIAEFGGSYRAGPDVGTGPADMLVLREASPYAFCTPESAGGTGSSSGPTAVGVLAALRAAAGSADMTGRRVVISGYGSVGAHLAASLRAAGADVVVSDIDPAKRAEAEEGGLTWTEPEKALTLTADVVIPAAVGGVLSPETVARLDTPLVVGPANNQLTDDSVADDLAARGILWIPDYVASAGGILYTLSREAEGLGHEAALARVETIEDTVRTVLAAAKAHATTPLAEAAALAERRLREGR from the coding sequence ATGACCGCACATGAGAAGCTCGTTGCCCGCCGCGGCCGCCGATCCGGGATCACGACGATGATCGCGATCCACTCCACCGTGCTCGGCCCGGCCGTCGGCGGCTGCCGCTTCAAGCCCTATCCCACGCTCACCCAGGCCGTCGACGACGTCCTGCGGCTCTCGGCGGCCATGACGGCGAAGTGCGCCGTCGCCGGGCTGGCCTTCGGCGGTGGCAAGAGCGTCATCGCGCCGGAGCCGGGCCGCGTGCTCTCGCCCGACGAGCGGCACGCGGTCCTGCTCGACCACGCCGACCTGATCGCCGAGTTCGGCGGCAGCTACCGCGCGGGCCCGGACGTCGGCACCGGCCCGGCCGACATGCTGGTGCTCCGCGAAGCCTCGCCGTACGCCTTCTGCACGCCGGAGTCGGCCGGCGGAACCGGTTCCTCCAGCGGCCCGACCGCGGTCGGCGTGCTCGCGGCCCTCCGCGCGGCGGCCGGCTCGGCGGACATGACGGGCCGCCGGGTGGTGATCAGCGGGTACGGCTCGGTGGGCGCGCACCTCGCGGCGAGCCTGCGCGCGGCCGGCGCCGACGTCGTCGTCTCCGACATCGACCCGGCCAAGCGGGCCGAGGCCGAGGAAGGCGGCCTGACCTGGACAGAGCCGGAGAAAGCGCTCACCCTGACCGCGGACGTGGTGATCCCGGCGGCGGTCGGCGGGGTGCTCAGCCCCGAGACGGTGGCCCGGCTCGACACCCCGCTGGTGGTCGGGCCGGCCAACAACCAGCTGACCGACGACAGCGTCGCCGACGACCTGGCCGCCCGGGGCATCCTGTGGATCCCGGACTACGTGGCGAGCGCGGGCGGCATTCTGTACACCCTTTCGCGTGAAGCCGAAGGTCTTGGCCACGAAGCCGCGCTGGCCCGCGTCGAGACGATCGAGGACACCGTCCGGACGGTCCTGGCTGCCGCGAAGGCCCACGCCACCACGCCACTGGCGGAGGCGGCCGCACTGGCCGAGCGCCGGCTTCGCGAAGGGCGGTGA